The following are encoded together in the Zygosaccharomyces rouxii strain CBS732 chromosome C complete sequence genome:
- the FES1 gene encoding Hsp70 nucleotide exchange factor FES1 (similar to uniprot|P38260 Saccharomyces cerevisiae YBR101C FES1 Hsp70 (Ssa1p) nucleotide exchange factor cytosolic homolog of Sls1p which is the nucleotide exchange factor for BiP (Kar2p) in the endoplasmic reticulum), whose product MEKLLHWSIANSQGDQQTKERVGQPDPKLLEQLFGTGPDEPTLMKQSMTVITNPEADLENKLTAFDNFEMLIENMDNANNIENLKLWNPLLQQLESPETDLRTYALSCVGTASQNNVKTQDDFLKYDGGLRKVIELASDINEPNEVRTKALYALSNLIRNHSKSSEAFCELRGLEVIPPIVHDTKANNKLKMRAISLLSAFLTSSTINEGLMDLLRKEGIVESTIDCLNMPFDVYIADRVLNILAQMVTANVQFTDGEKQKLQAGMQSIEPEQDRLNEDDLQTVKYVL is encoded by the coding sequence atggaaaaattattaCACTGGTCTATTGCTAATTCCCAAGGAGATCAACAAACGAAGGAGAGGGTTGGACAACCTGATCCCAAATTGTTAGAACAGTTATTTGGTACTGGTCCTGATGAGCCCACTCTAATGAAACAATCTATGACTGTTATAACTAATCCCGAGGCAGACTTAGAAAATAAACTTACGGCTTTCgataattttgaaatgttGATTGAAAATATGGATAATGCCAATAATATCGAGAACTTAAAGCTATGGAATCCGCTTTTGCAACAGTTAGAGTCTCCTGAAACTGATTTGAGGACGTATGCTCTTTCATGTGTGGGTACGGCTTCTCAAAATAACGTAAAGACCCAAGATGACTTTTTAAAATACGATGGTGGCTTACGAAAGGTCATAGAATTGGCAAGTGATATCAATGAACCTAATGAAGTTCGTACAAAGGCTCTGTATGCTCTGTCCAATTTGATCAGAAACCATTCAAAGAGCAGTGAAGCCTTTTGTGAATTACGTGGTTTAGAAGTTATCCCACCAATCGTTCACGATACTAAAGCcaacaacaaattgaagatgagagCTATTTCCCTACTATCTGCCTTTTTAACTTCTTCTACTATCAATGAAGGACTAATGGATCTCTTGAGAAAAGAAGGTATTGTGGAATCTACCATTGATTGTTTAAATATGCCATTCGATGTATACATCGCGGATAGAGTATTAAACATTTTAGCTCAAATGGTTACCGCCAACGTCCAATTTACTGATGGAGAAAAACAGAAGTTACAAGCTGGGATGCAGAGCATAGAACCTGAACAGGACAGattgaatgaagatgatctTCAAACGGTCAAGTATGTATTATAG
- the SIF2 gene encoding Sif2p (similar to uniprot|P38262 Saccharomyces cerevisiae YBR103W SIF2 Sir4p-Interacting Factor 535 amino acid protein containing 4 WD-40 repeats and a nuclear localization signal) has translation MSMTSEELNYLIWRYFQESGNAVSALALQDETKVLEFDNKYKHLIPIGTLVNLVQKGILYTESELLVGHDGSIKKEDADRYGKDFNLVQALQIDKEKFPEIQAKGRFALEHEAEYYDEQEEEQQRQDEEQSNDGFIKTLEEFVKLDEIISCKWNPVSDEILACGGRDSVVTVLRVDVSNKNIKSKIELRHPFAPSSSAGKTTNEVTCLAWSPRGDEIVTGVENGELRLWNVEGKLQNIFNFHRGPIVAIEWNENATHFITTDVENITILWNAVTGTALQHFELRDQSSTAESLGVDIEWIEHDKFVLPGPQGSLMVFQMDEDKPIGKLLGHRGAIGVLEFNSHSRMLLSASDDHTLRIWRGGSCNSSNTFYGHSQSILAASWIDEDKVISASMDGSVRVWSHSDNALLAVSMADGIPIFAARLSKDKTKYAVGFMDGQITIYDVSQLVSQLRQSRSSRAPITIPIFGIFQNVKDANCVYDISWNHNSNEISVAYSKEGGSIISL, from the coding sequence ATGAGTATGACGAGTGAAGAATTAAACTATCTCATATGGAGGTACTTTCAAGAGAGTGGTAACGCTGTGAGCGCATTGGCATTACAAGATGAGACCAAGGTgcttgaatttgataatAAGTATAAGCATCTCATACCTATAGGGACGCTAGTGAACTTAGTACAAAAAGGAATTCTGTATACGGAGAGTGAGCTTTTAGTTGGTCATGATGGTTCtataaagaaagaagatgCGGATCGTTATGGTAAGGATTTTAATCTTGTGCAAGCTTTACAAATAGACAAGGAAAAATTTCCAGAGATTCAAGCCAAAGGTCGATTTGCACTGGAACATGAAGCTGAATATTATGATGAGCAGGAAGAAGAGCAACAGCGGCAGGATGAAGAGCAATCAAACGATGGATTTATAAAgactttggaagaatttgttaaatTAGATGAAATTATAAGTTGTAAATGGAATCCGGTCAGTGATGAGATATTGGCATGTGGTGGAAGGGATTCTGTAGTGACAGTTTTAAGAGTAGACGTCTCGAATAAAAACATTAAATCGAAAATAGAATTGAGACATCCATTTGCACCAAGTTCCAGTGCTGGAAAGACCACCAATGAAGTAACATGTCTTGCCTGGTCGCCTAGAGGTGATGAAATCGTTACAGGTGTAGAAAATGGTGAGCTACGATTGTGGAACGTGGAAGGTAAGTTGCaaaacattttcaatttccacCGCGGTCCCATAGTGGCTATTGAATGGAATGAAAACGCTACCCACTTCATCACAACAGATGTAGAAAATATTACCATCCTTTGGAATGCCGTAACGGGAACAGCATTGCAGCATTTTGAACTACGAGATCAATCATCTACAGCAGAATCACTAGGTGTAGACATCGAATGGATTGAACATGACAAATTTGTGCTTCCTGGACCTCAGGGTTCCCTAATGGTATTCcaaatggatgaagataaaCCTATTGGTAAGTTGTTGGGTCATCGTGGAGCAATTGGTGTATTGGAGTTTAATTCGCATAGTAGAATGCTGTTGAGTGCCTCTGATGATCATACGTTAAGGATATGGCGTGGTGGTAGTTGTAATTCTAGTAACACTTTTTATGGACATTCTCAGAGCATATTAGCGGCATCATGGATTGATGAAGACAAAGTTATATCAGCATCTATGGATGGATCAGTACGTGTATGGTCACATAGTGATAATGCTTTATTGGCGGTCAGTATGGCTGACGGTATACCGATTTTCGCAGCAAGGCTCTCTAAAGATAAAACCAAATATGCAGTTGGATTCATGGATGGCCAAATAACTATTTATGATGTCAGCCAATTAGTGTCGCAATTGAGACAATCCAGATCTTCAAGAGCCCCCATAACAATACCGATCTTTGgtattttccaaaatgttAAAGATGCCAACTGCGTCTACGATATTTCATGGAATCACAACAGTAATGAAATATCAGTTGCTTACTCAAAAGAAGGTGGTTCAATAATATCCTTGTAg
- the EXO84 gene encoding exocyst subunit EXO84 (similar to uniprot|P38261 Saccharomyces cerevisiae YBR102C EXO84 Essential protein with dual roles in spliceosome assembly and exocytosis the exocyst complex (Sec3p Sec5p Sec6p Sec8p Sec10p Sec15p Exo70p and Exo84p) mediates polarized targeting of secretory vesicles to active sites of exocytosis), with protein sequence MVDLTLKKARRNWKNTKGTSPSLPKWPTSPSKTKNKAEEQPDMEQEPVEPAELPTMNSKQKTKVASSMQRRLSVHNPNYVPPKLDYSIPLPSTSLDSYQQLQQPPQGQLHPQQQYQQYQQSQSYGEYPSNASKEAAVAAVAPQRMAKPRHQPYRSPVPQSSRNFSGPGAAVPPQVMNPMSLRKILSDPRFNAKSFFQHALGDASAVEIDRFTSSLNTLANEVQEEAKENINKSYSEILTVNNDLRVASSELKHLRLSIKELNEMMDQFLTLAEKRLESHQQQQHPQSQSTVSSSSQVANGLLPPMRANTTSKRDRSSVAILEKIWDNQLTELFKSVEGSQKHLSPKPGRHILMETGDWMELNIATLKPLQNVHIFILNDTVLVAGRAREKQKDLVVSQCAPLRDVSAVLEGRTGDRLTFTFGSNIKCLYQSRDSKECARLLNIFRRAKDDLRDVFLAEEANARRIRESFNVLSSNQTPGKENSKSPLKNQRLSMGNSVGGFTSNRASDLMENHVLENITMSMHSRGRSRDASSVSQRLRVLDDLLEEIEIDLERLKFDKAVDSLIDLESQLAELSSQVDREDIILHSFFVLKSERSRENICQKLLHNINSNQELPRLIPAVKNMVKMGLPEESLDAFLQNRSNLIQSLILQIGSVDNPTNYLTQIAVIRFQTIKKTVKNFRDIFQEDADKFSSILVNWCKDEADEHFKLIDKQLLNDEMLSPVSIRSSRKQIDGLKSVGLDFVYKLDEFIEKNSDKIR encoded by the coding sequence ATGGTAGATTTAACTTTAAAGAAGGCAAGACGTAACTGGAAGAATACTAAAGGTACTTCACCATCTCTACCGAAATGGCCAACTTCACCCTCAAAGACAAAGAATAAAGCTGAAGAGCAGCCTGATATGGAGCAGGAGCCTGTTGAACCCGCTGAATTACCAACTATGAACTCTAAACAAAAGACTAAAGTGGCTTCATCCATGCAGAGAAGATTATCGGTGCACAATCCAAACTATGTTCCCCCTAAATTGGACTACTCAATTCCATTGCCTTCAACTTCTTTAGATAGCTATCAACAACTGCAGCAGCCACCTCAAGGTCAATTACATCCACAACAGCAGTATCAACAATACCAGCAATCCCAATCTTACGGAGAATATCCTTCGAATGCATCTAAAGAGGCTGCTGTAGCAGCGGTAGCACCTCAAAGGATGGCTAAACCCCGTCATCAGCCTTATCGTTCACCCGTACCACAAAGTTCACGTAATTTTTCAGGTCCTGGTGCTGCTGTGCCACCACAAGTAATGAATCCAATGTCCTTAAGGAAGATTTTATCTGACCCTAGATTTAATGCCAAAAGCTTCTTTCAACATGCACTAGGTGATGCAAGTGCTGTGGAAATTGATCGTTTTACCTCTAGTTTAAATACATTGGCTAATGAAGTACAAGAAGAGGCCAAGGAAAATATTAACAAGTCCTACAGCGAGATTTTAACTGTGAACAACGATTTAAGAGTAGCTAGTTCGGAATTGAAACATTTGAGATTAAGTATTAAGGAGCTGAATGAAATGatggatcaatttcttACTTTAGCGGAAAAAAGATTGGAATCtcatcaacagcaacaacacCCACAATCTCAAAGCACcgtatcttcatcttcccAAGTGGCTAATGGATTGTTACCACCAATGCGTGCAAATACAACAAGTAAAAGGGATAGAAGTAGTGTTGCCATTTTGGAGAAAATTTGGGATAACCAATTGACagaattgtttaaaagTGTGGAGGGCTCTCAAAAACACTTATCACCTAAGCCTGGTAGGCACATTTTAATGGAGACTGGAGACTGGATGGAACTGAATATTGCCACTTTAAAACCATTACAAAATGTACACATCTTTATCTTGAACGATACCGTTCTAGTAGCAGGTAGAGCCAGGGAAAAGCAAAAAGATCTAGTTGTTTCTCAATGTGCACCTCTCAGAGACGTATCTGCTGTATTGGAAGGTCGTACCGGAGATAGATTAACATTTACTTTCGGAAGTAATATTAAATGTCTTTATCAAAGCCGGGATTCTAAAGAATGTGCCCGTCTTTTGAACATATTCAGGAGAGCTAAGGACGATCTACGGGATGTCTTCTTAGCAGAGGAAGCTAATGCCCGAAGAATCAGAGAATCTTTCAATGTTCTCTCAAGTAACCAGACACCAGGCAAAGAAAATTCGAAGAGtcctttgaagaatcaAAGACTCAGTATGGGTAATAGTGTCGGCGGTTTTACGTCAAATAGAGCAAGCGATCTTATGGAAAACCATGTTCTCGAAAACATTACAATGTCAATGCATTCTCGTGGTCGTTCCAGAGATGCTAGTTCTGTCTCTCAAAGGTTACGAGTGTTAGACGATttattggaagaaattgaaattgatttagAAAGGCTGAAATTTGATAAGGCTGTTGATTCCCTGATAGATCTAGAGTCTCAATTGGCAGAACTATCGTCGCAGGTAGATCGTGAGGATATAATTTTGCACAGTTTCTTTGTTTTGAAATCTGAAAGGAGCCGTGAGAACATCtgtcaaaaattgttgcaCAACATCAACTCCAACCAAGAATTGCCTCGTCTCATACCCGCTGTAAAAAATATGGTTAAGATGGGTTTACCTGAAGAAAGTTTGGATGCTTTCTTGCAAAACAGAtccaatttgattcaatcTCTGATCTTGCAAATAGGGTCCGTGGACAATCCAACAAACTATTTGACTCAGATTGCGGTGATCCGTTTTCAAACAATTAAAAAGACggtcaaaaatttcagagATATCTTCCAAGAGGATGCAGATAAATTTTCATCCATCCTCGTCAACTGGTGTAAAGACGAAGCTGATGAACATTTCAAGTTAATTGACAAACAGCTTCTTAACGACGAAATGCTCTCCCCCGTATCCATACGGTCCTCAAGAAAACAGATCGATGGCCTCAAGTCAGTGGGACTTGATTTCGTATACAAATTGGAtgaattcattgaaaaaaatagcGATAAGATACGTTGA
- the SEC8 gene encoding exocyst subunit SEC8 (similar to uniprot|P32855 Saccharomyces cerevisiae YPR055W SEC8 Essential 121kDa subunit of the exocyst complex (Sec3p Sec5p Sec6p Sec8p Sec10p Sec15p Exo70p and Exo84p) which has the essential function of mediating polarized targeting of secretory vesicles to active sites of exocytosis): MDHLNVKQPVRYGRKRGLSINSVTDAQKHAMNSSLDNLQNDLNHVDSQWNRILSDDSNPLELALAFLDDTSVGLGHKYKHFKQLKTKIGYDLQEAVNEHFQALNSNVASYSVAVDCITEAQDSILQVKSQVSESGQKITMKKDSLRDFNDNAMKRNQVIEVLSSLENLSQIPDKIEEHIRRGEYREAQRMLARGFVTGNTHDLWSMKSLAFVRQQLESQEHVLFTTILEELHNIIYSRDGLVLSDRNILENIGISQEGFTNLENYLYAVVNVDVMNASKTVNSRLQRFLDAINNLDEFQEDFLSGSGSDKEFGRIYSLLSILNDINKLPSALNILVSRSKEEFHSIILKSTEEVRVNHPSLLRITESVTTKNEFGISVNDVLSVIIRKCFWKIFIKLLLAAQGHRVVFETVKSFQFSASATSLCRFDEIWTKLLDEIQVLLSRYLNNPEVLSSNNSRIGDSAVSTLPQRKDEQLFSLQKNIEDSSAAKEHANELKGLLQAIFPGINLLSNAELESVYVEEESYEQEEALVPASIFNIKIILEPLLVFCQASSDLIPEGQKKEVIPSLDFFMKYMNTSFFPRLQMTILHLFVSKVESNNPYALENLEENRCIFKAASDFKNLYYKLLYVMNTTYTFRSNITKVMLDCLERFFSYYYKLFTNLFGTGENNLAKRIITVWLMDRNMMGIESKILAGEEFLKHDESKALFKACPQFFRKGKGLNKADILNSVTFDAVTHFLSTVSWVLSWLPGLRKPVDSDERSSQIINAEELRTHWSFFESSDLSNIERLSTLKLSLDVESQKRFDALVGGFQTLRTNLLSAVRFDLRARCIFHIGTLFQETTDWNFDVVSIELDEHIASLISDLKMTENKIKQQVGETEKDRIFTGIDEVNNYAFVAAAQSITVLNENGIKKLSRNMSVLQHTCRNLLSDPSKVDMSKALNFYALCGSNDSTLFRLLESKELSYPLENLKTILRLQFSENLNRQMKMNGSGSKSVNTMPATKRYNEAVRKLDEMQAASQTFD; the protein is encoded by the coding sequence ATGGACCACCTTAATGTTAAACAACCTGTTAGATATGGCAGGAAGCGTGGTCTTTCGATTAATAGCGTTACCGACGCTCAAAAGCATGCTATGAACAGTTCTTTAGACAATCTACAGAATGATTTAAACCATGTGGACTCACAATGGAATAGGATTCTTAGCGATGATTCTAATCCTTTGGAACTGGCATTAGCGTTTCTTGATGATACCTCTGTGGGCCTAGGACATAAGTATAAACATttcaagcaattgaaaACAAAGATTGGTTATGATTTGCAAGAAGCTGTTAATGAACATTTCCAGGCATTGAACAGTAATGTAGCATCTTACAGTGTCGCAGTAGATTGTATTACAGAAGCGCAGGATAGTATTTTGCAAGTAAAGAGTCAAGTCAGCGAATCAGGTCAAAAGATTACTATGAAGAAGGACTCATTAAGAGATTTTAATGACAATGCTATGAAACGTAACCAAGTTATTGAAGTTCTCTCCTCTTTGGAGAATTTGTCGCAAATACCGGATAAAATTGAGGAACACATCAGAAGAGGTGAATACAGAGAGGCACAGAGGATGTTGGCTCGTGGGTTCGTTACAGGGAACACGCACGATCTTTGGTCAATGAAATCGTTAGCTTTTGTCAGGCAGCAATTGGAATCTCAGGAACATGTCCTTTTCACAACAATTTTAGAGGAATTACACAACATTATCTATTCCAGGGATGGGTTGGTTTTATCAGATCGAAATATTCtggaaaatattggaaTTTCTCAAGAGGGGTTCacaaatttggaaaattacTTGTATGCTGTGGTCAATGTGGATGTTATGAATGCTTCTAAGACCGTCAATAGCAGGCTGCAGCGCTTCCTAGATGCCATTAACAATTTagatgaatttcaagaggATTTTCTTTCAGGTTCAGGAAGCGACAAGGAATTTGGTCGTATCTATTCTCTATTGTCGATCCTTAATGATATTAATAAACTACCAAGTGCTCTTAACATTTTGGTTAGTCGGTCTAAAGAGGAATTTCACAGCATTATTCTCAAGAGTACAGAAGAAGTTCGTGTCAATCACCCTTCATTGCTGAGAATTACCGAAAGTGTTACGACAAAAAACGAATTTGGGATCTCTGTGAATGACGTCTTGTCAGTTATTATCAGGAAGTGTTtctggaaaattttcattaaattgtTATTAGCCGCTCAAGGACATAGAGTCGTCTTTGAGACTGTGAAATCTTTCCAGTTTTCGGCATCTGCGACTTCCTTGTGCAGGTTTGACGAAATATGGACCAAGCTCTTGGATGAAATTCAAGTTCTCCTTTCAAGATATCTCAACAATCCTGAGGTTTTATCTTCGAATAACTCTCGCATTGGGGATTCTGCAGTTTCCACACTACctcaaagaaaagatgaACAATTGTTCTCTTTACAAAAGAATATTGAGGACAGTTCGGCCGCCAAAGAGCATGCTAATGAGCTGAAAGGTCTGCTGCAAGCAATCTTCCCTGGTATAAACCTGTTATCAAATGCTGAATTGGAATCAGTTTATGTGGAAGAGGAATCCTACGAACAAGAGGAAGCATTGGTACCAGCATCTATTTTCAATATTAAAATCATTTTGGAACCACTCTTGGTTTTCTGTCAGGCTTCATCTGATCTTATACCGGAGGGACAGAAAAAAGAGGTTATTCCTTCGTTAGATTTCTTTATGAAGTATATGAACACCAGTTTCTTTCCTCGACTACAAATGACGATTTTGCATTTATTTGTCAGTAAAGTCGAGTCTAATAATCCTTATGCactggaaaatttggaagagAACAGATGTATATTCAAGGCGGCTTCGGATTTTAAAAACTTATATTACAAGCTGCTTTATGTCATGAACACCACTTACACTTTTAGAAGTAACATCACCAAAGTGATGTTAGATTGTCTAGAAAGGTTCTTTTCTTATTACTACAAGCTTTTCACTAATCTCTTTGGAACAGGTGAAAATAATTTAGCGAAGAGGATCATCACCGTGTGGCTCATGGACCGCAATATGATGGGTATAGAGAGTAAGATTTTAGCAGGTGAAGAATTCCTCAAACACGATGAGTCAAAAGCTCTTTTCAAAGCATGTCCACAATTTTTCCGTAAAGGTAAGGGTTTGAATAAAGCTGATATTCTAAATTCCGTTACTTTTGATGCAGTGACTCATTTCTTAAGCACGGTAAGCTGGGTATTGAGCTGGCTGCCTGGTTTAAGGAAACCTGTTGATTCAGATGAAAGAAGCTCTCAGATAATAAATGCGGAGGAATTGAGAACCCATTGGTCGTTCTTTGAATCCAGTGATCTTTCAAACATCGAAAGGTTAAGTACCTTGAAATTATCACTGGATGTGGAATCACAAAAGAGATTTGATGCTTTAGTTGGCGGGTTCCAAACTCTGAGGACTAATTTACTCTCTGCTGTAAGGTTTGACCTGAGAGCCAGATGTATTTTTCACATTGGTACCTTGTTTCAAGAGACCACTGACTGGAATTTCGACGTTGTTAGTATTGAACTTGATGAGCACATTGCGTCTCTGATAtctgatttgaaaatgacAGAGAACAAAATTAAACAGCAAGTGGGTGAGACGGAGAAAGATCGTATATTCACAGGTATAGATGAAGTGAACAACTATGCCTTCGTTGCTGCGGCCCAATCGATAACTGTTTTAAACGAAAATGGTATCAAGAAGCTCTCCAGAAACATGAGTGTGCTACAACACACTTGCAGGAACTTGTTGTCAGATCCTTCTAAAGTGGATATGAGTAAAGCATTAAACTTCTATGCACTGTGTGGATCCAACGATTCTACTTTGTTCCGTCTGCTGGAAAGCAAGGAGCTCTCTTACCCtctggaaaatttgaaaaccATCCTAAGGTTACAATTTAGTGAAAACCTTAATAgacagatgaagatgaacgGCTCCGGCTCCAAAAGTGTCAATACCATGCCTGCCACTAAACGTTATAACGAAGCCGTCAGGAAACTTGATGAAATGCAAGCAGCTTCCCAGACATTTGATTAA
- the MMS4 gene encoding Mms4p (similar to uniprot|P38257 Saccharomyces cerevisiae YBR098w) — MGEVIEISEDSKSCETPIIKNGEPDVYILDDSLSFSRDNQQVNYPSSPRPNFHTDEKSIEIIESNPPSSEILAPFCHELSSSNTGNGFSSSQVACAINRGKPNGRSDRLLDKIVDGNSSPDSSAISERANEDVVASMKDLAAKWSKTISRPSTKTDQLAKESETTPLAASQDVLVDFPLSSPVADRIPSEKEAKERPQTDNKSECEPIPQSSPVKAKSVTPTQVDKVNEHTSSHKTHRAGGSRSKELRSSSLRTDTVELNLSRFLSDRTWENTPPSSRRGTNRVKKSSNSLPHVIANNRELEKSMLHQYILRGKYYTQQESESLLRYWLKEDKERLKQANQIYRSSENARSTIIVEMSSELLESLQETTKEIESLISPATLQVGYDNSLPRIRFLRRLTSIYDFNHDIYYPSELRIMEENVNILFYDAQQFFELYRNEKRKLFDVIQLFAKDNKYLIVILSDLSRLKRSVESLEEIKYKAKVQEQLTGSQFAATRDKKMEDIESLKMKSFDLEQRLRHIDRLWNVKLHVVNSTMEFISTLPNLVSIVGRQRMDPAIRFMRYSHIHVRSSKDRTDALKKTLHHINKMPELKCNSVTNAYPDFQSLFDDFKKGQLKSGLDGKHLMTEAMESRLYKLFTCQDPNETIQ, encoded by the coding sequence ATGGGGGAAGTTATAGAGATATCTGAGGATAGTAAAAGCTGTGAGACTCCAATTATTAAGAATGGTGAACCCGACGTTTATATTTTAGATGATTCTTTGAGTTTTAGTCGTGATAATCAACAGGTGAACTATCCATCATCCCCAAGACCGAATTTCCACACAGACGAGAAATCTATTGAAATCATAGAGAGTAATCCACCTTCTTCTGAAATTCTGGCACCATTTTGCCACGAGCTGAGCAGTAGTAACACGGGGAATGGATTTTCTAGTTCCCAAGTTGCTTGTGCTATCAATAGAGGTAAACCTAATGGACGCAGTGACAGGTTATTGGATAAGATAGTTGATGGGAATTCTTCTCCTGACTCTTCTGCCATTAGTGAGAGGGcaaatgaagatgttgtAGCTAGCATGAAGGATTTGGCGGCTAAGTGGTCGAAGACTATTTCAAGACCGTCTACTAAGACCGATCAGTTAGCAAAAGAGTCAGAAACGACCCCTTTAGCTGCTTCACAAGATGTGTTGGTAGACTTCCCCTTATCCTCACCAGTGGCTGATCGAATTCCTTCTGAGAAAGAGGCAAAAGAGAGACCACAGACAGATAATAAGAGTGAATGTGAACCAATCCCTCAATCGTCACCGGTAAAAGCAAAATCAGTGACACCAACTCAAGTGGATAAAGTTAATGAGCATACTAGCAGTCATAAAACACACAGAGCTGGTGGTTCTAGATCGAAGGAATTACGATCTAGTAGTTTGAGAACTGATACggtagaattgaatttatcCAGATTCCTCAGCGATAGGACTTGGGAAAACACACCTCCATCATCAAGAAGAGGAACCAACAGAGTTAAAAAGTCCAGTAATAGTCTACCTCATGTTATTGCCAATAATCgagaattggaaaagagtATGCTACATCAATATATATTACGCGGCAAATATTATACACAACAGGAGTCTGAATCTTTACTGCGATACTGGCTTAAAGAAGATAAGGAAAGGCTTAAACAGGCCAATCAAATTTATAGATCAAGTGAAAATGCAAGATCTACTATAATCGTGGAAATGTCTTCTGAACTTCTCGAATCATTACAAGAGACCACTAAGGAGATTGAATCTCTCATTTCACCGGCAACTTTGCAAGTTGGGTACGATAATAGTTTACCCAGAATAAGATTTCTTCGAAGACTTACAAGCATTTACGATTTCAATCATGATATTTACTATCCAAGCGAGCTAAGAATAATGGAGGAAAATGTTAACATCTTATTTTATGATGCCCAACAGTTTTTTGAACTTTacagaaatgaaaaaaggAAGCTTTTCGATGTAATTCAATTGTTTGCCAAGGATAATAAATATCTTATTGTCATATTAAGTGATTTAAGCAGATTGAAAAGGTCGGTAGAATCACTGgaagaaataaaatacaAAGCTAAAgttcaagaacaattgacAGGTTCACAATTTGCCGCCACTCGCGACAAGAAAATGGAGGATATTGAAAGTTTAAAAATGAAGTCGTTCGATCTAGAACAACGGCTGAGACATATAGATAGATTGTGGAACGTTAAACTTCATGTCGTCAACTCTACTATGGAATTTATCAGCACATTACCCAATTTAGTTTCCATCGTAGGTAGACAGCGAATGGATCCAGCCATTAGATTTATGAGGTACTCACATATACACGTCAGATCGAGTAAAGATAGAACAGATGCACTAAAGAAAACACTGCATCATATAAACAAAATGCCAGAACTAAAATGTAACAGTGTCACGAATGCCTACCCAGATTTTCAATCCTTGTTTGATGATTTCAAGAAAGGTCAATTAAAATCAGGGCTTGATGGTAAGCATTTAATGACAGAAGCCATGGAGAGTAGATTGTACAAACTATTCACTTGCCAGGATCCCAATGAAACCATACAGTGA